In Pedobacter sp. SL55, the following proteins share a genomic window:
- a CDS encoding methylenetetrahydrofolate reductase, producing the protein MKITEHIKNAKGKTLFSFELLPPIKGQGIDWIYNGIEPLLEFEPPFIDVTSLREDYIYKEHPNGLLQKVSYRKRPGTIAICAAIIHKYKIDAVPHLICGGFTKEETENALIDLQFLGIDNVLALRGDARKADSSFVPTPGGHAYATDLISHIKNHNEGKFLHEDVETFKSDFCIGVAGYPEKHFEAPNLNTDFKYLKQKVDLGAEFIVTQMFFDNQKYFEFVQKCRDNGINVPIIPGLKPISTLGQVNALPKIFHIDLPDELTEALSTAKNNAEAKEIGTQAMIKQCKELIEFGAPVLHFYTMGKPDQTKEIAKAVF; encoded by the coding sequence ATGAAGATTACAGAACACATCAAAAATGCAAAGGGTAAGACCTTATTCTCTTTCGAGCTTTTGCCGCCAATTAAAGGGCAAGGTATAGATTGGATATACAATGGAATAGAGCCGCTATTAGAGTTTGAACCACCATTTATAGACGTAACTTCGTTAAGGGAAGATTATATTTACAAAGAGCATCCCAATGGCTTGTTGCAAAAGGTATCTTATCGTAAACGACCTGGTACTATTGCCATTTGTGCAGCTATTATCCATAAATATAAAATAGATGCCGTACCACACTTAATTTGTGGTGGTTTTACCAAAGAAGAAACTGAGAATGCATTAATTGATTTACAGTTTTTAGGTATTGATAACGTATTGGCTTTGAGAGGCGATGCACGCAAAGCGGATAGCTCTTTTGTGCCTACACCAGGCGGCCATGCTTATGCTACAGATTTGATATCACACATCAAAAACCACAATGAAGGTAAATTCTTGCACGAAGATGTAGAGACTTTTAAAAGTGATTTTTGCATTGGCGTTGCCGGATATCCGGAGAAACATTTCGAGGCGCCGAACTTAAATACAGACTTCAAATACTTGAAGCAAAAAGTAGACTTGGGCGCTGAATTTATCGTGACACAGATGTTTTTCGATAACCAAAAGTATTTCGAATTTGTACAGAAATGTAGAGATAACGGCATCAATGTACCCATTATTCCGGGGTTAAAGCCTATTAGCACTTTGGGTCAAGTAAACGCTTTGCCTAAAATTTTCCATATAGATTTACCTGATGAATTAACCGAGGCGTTATCTACAGCTAAAAATAATGCAGAGGCCAAGGAAATTGGTACGCAGGCGATGATTAAACAGTGCAAAGAATTAATTGAATTTGGTGCGCCTGTACTGCATTTTTATACCATGGGCAAACCAGACCAAACTAAAGAAATTGCTAAAGCAGTTTTTTAG